The Hymenobacter oligotrophus genome segment TATTTCGCCGGTTTTGGGGTCGATGGCTACGACGGAGCCCCGCTTGCCCTGCATCAGAAACTCGCCGTATTTCTGCAGCTCCGCATCGATGCTGAGGTGCAAGTCCTGCCCGGCCACCGACAGCGTATCGAACTCGCCGTCGCGGAACGCGCCTTTCTCCACGCCGCGCACGTTTACCATGCGGTACTGTATGCCGCGGCGGCCCATCAGCTCCTTTTCGTAAAACGACTCGAGGCCGCTGATGCCCAAAAAGTCGCCGGGTGTGTACTTGGCGTACTTGGGCTTTTCGAGCATCATGGGCGAAATAGGCCCCACGTATCCTAGGGCGTGCGCCATGTTCTCGGTGCGGTAGGCACGAGCCATGCGCGCCTTGATGCTAAAACCCGGAAAATCGACGAGGTTATCCTGAATAGCGGCCAGCTCGGGCGTGGAGAGGTTTTGCACCAGCGGCGTGGCCTTGGAGCGCGAATAAATTTTGGCGGCTTTCAGGCCTTCGCGCAGCTCCTCTATTGGCATTTGCATGAGCTGGCAAAACCGCGCCGAATCGAGGTTCTTCACCTCGCGCGGAATCACCAGCAAGTCGTACACGGGCGTGTTGTGCACGAGCAGCTGCCCGTTACGGTCGTAAATCATGCCCCGGTAGGGCGTTTGTACGATGCGCTGCAGCGTGTTTTTGTCGGCGGCCAGCTTGTAGCTACCATCGAGCACCTGAATGTGGAAGAGCCGCACCGCAAATACCAACGCCACTGCCAGGAAAATCCCCTGCACGACAAATTTGCGGCCTTCTAAGTACTGCAAGTTGCGTTACGATCTGAAAGTGAGGTGACTGCCCTAGGTGCAATCAGCCAGCAAAGGTACCACAACCGCGGCGTTATCCCTAAGCCCGGGACCGATTGGGCCAAGCAGCTACGCCACAACGCTGCGGCGGGGGCTTTAGCTCCCGGCTTGGCGCGGCCGCCGCTACCGCCGGCGCTTGGCCGGGAAAAACAGCAGCTGCACAATGAGCATGGTAACGCCCGTAAACAAGGTGCTGGCCAACACTTTCAGCAGGGTAAGCCCAACCGCGCTGAAGCTGCCCAGCTCCAAAAAGAAGAAGGCAAAATGGTGGATGCCCACCAGCAACACCAAATACACCAAAAACCACTGCCAACCCATTTGGTGGATGTTCACGGAGTCTTGGGCGTCGTACCCGTCGCGCGGGGTAAGCAGCTTTAGCACCCAAGGGCGCAGGTAACCTAGGAGCACGGCAGCGGCGGCATGCACCCCGCCCGTGTCGTAAAACAAATCCATGGTAAAACCCGTGACGAAGCTCAGCACCAGCAGCAGCACAATGGGCGTGGCTATCGGCAGAAACAGCAGAAAGCCTAGGTAAAACAAGCACCAGCCCACATTGAACAACGACAACCGGCTGATGAGCAGCACGTGCACGCCTGCGTAAATGGCAAAACGCAGCAGCTGCAGTAATATTTGCCCTAGGTTGCCCATCAGGGTTGCCCTCCTTCCTCGCCCGTGGCGGGCGTACGCAAACCCGAGCGGGTTTCCAGCGTGTCGCGTTCGGCGGCGCGCGGTTGCGGCCCCACCACGTACACGTAGGTGAGTTTCGAAAAATCGACGGCCAGCTTCACGCGCACCGTCCAGAAGTTCTTGTCGGGCTCCTGCCTGAAGCCGTCGACCGTGCCAACCATCACGCCGGCCGGAAACACGGCGTTGTAGCCGGAGGTAACCACCGTGTCGCCGCGCAGCAGCTTGTTTTGGCGCGGAATGTAGTCGAGCAGCGCGTGGGTGGGGTCTTCGCCCAGCCACTTAATGGTGCCAAACGTGCCGTCGCGCAGCAGCTTGGCCGACAGATTGGTTTTGGAATGCAGCACCGACGTAACGGTAGCGTAATGGGCACTTACCTGCCGCACCCGTCCCACTACCCCACCGGCCGTAAGCACACCCATACCCGGTTGCACGCCCTGGTTGCTGCCGGCATTCAATGTCAGGTAGTTATCAACCCGCCGCAGCGTTTGGTTGATGACGCGCGCCGGAATGAGCGGGTAGTCGGAGGAGCGCGTGAGCACCGCCTGCATACCTAGGGTTAGGGTATCGGGGCGCAGGCGCGTGCCGGTGGTATCGCCCGGCACACCAAGGCTATCGGGCAGGCGGCTGCTCAGGTCGGAGCGGTAGATTTGCTGGCGCAGCTGTGCGTTTTCGGCTACCAGGGCCTTGTTCACGTCAACCAGCCGGAAGTAATCGTACACCTGCGTTCGAAATTCCAGCACGCGCCCTACGTAAGCGTTGGACGAGTTGAAGAAAGCGGCGCGCTGGTAGGCGCTGTTGCGAATGAGCATAATCAGGCTCACGATTTCCAATAACGCAAACACCAGGATGCCCCGGTAGCGAAAAAGGAAAGCGAGCAGATTACGCATGAGCTAATGAAGAATGAGGAACGAAGAATGAGGAACGAGCAACGGGGCGGCCCCACACTTCCTCGTTCCTCATTCTTCGTTCCTCATTGCACCTAGGTAAGTAGGACGCTGCGGAAGCCTTGGATGTTTTTAATGGCAGCACCAGTGCCGCGCACTACGGCGCGCAGCGGGTCTTCGGCCACGTGGATAGGCAGCTTGGTTTTGGCAGCCAGGCGCTTGTCGAGGCCGCGCAGCAGTGCGCCACCGCCCGTCAGGTGAATGCCGTTGTCGTAGATGTCGGCCGAAAGTTCGGGCGGAGCAATTTCGAGTGCTTTCAGGGTAGCTTCCTCGATTTTGGCCACCGACTTATCCAGCGCAATGGCAATTTCGGCGGAGGTAACCTTGATAACCTTCGGGATGCCGGTCATCAGGTCGCGGCCGCGTACTTCAAAATCGGGCGGCGTTTGCTCCAGTTCGGTTAGCGCCGCACCTACCTCAATCTTGATTTTCTCGGCCGAACGCTCGCCAATCAGCAAGTTGTGTTGGCGTCGCATGTAGTCGAGAATGTCCTGGTTGAACACGTCGCCGGCCGTTTTGATCGACTGGTCGCACACGATGCCCGACAAGGCGATTACCGCAATTTCGGTGGTACCACCTCCGATGTCGATGATCATCGAACCCACAGGCTGCTCCACATCAATACCGATACCAATGGCCGCGGCCATCGGCTCCTGAATCATCCACACTTCCTTGGCACCGGCATGCTCGGCCGAGTCGCGCACGGCGCGCTTCTCCACCTCCGTGATGCCCGAGGGAATGCAGATGACCATGCGGTGCGAGGGCTGAAAAAGGCGCGTTTTCGCATCAATCATGCGAATCATGCCTTTGATCATCTCCTCGGCGGCGTGGAAGTCGGCAATTACGCCGTCCTTCAGCGGACGAATGGTTTTGATATTGTCGTGGGTCTTTTCGTGCATTTGCTGCGCTTGCCGGCCCACGGCAATTACTTTATTGGTCGTACGGTCCTTAGCAATTATGCTGGGCTCATCAACCACAATTTTGTCGTTGTGAATAATGAGCGTGTTGGCCGTGCCCAAGTCAATGGCGATGTCGCTGGTAAGGAAGTTGAAAAATCCCATTGATTTAGAGGCAATTGAAAAAGAAAGCGTGTGTTGTGCGCTTACAAAAAGGTGGGCAAAGGTAAGCACTCTTCGGCGAAGCCCAACTCCTTTGCAACGGCAGAAACTTACCGATTGGGCCCCTAAACGTAAAAGACCCGGCTGTTATTCCTCAGCCGGGTCTTTTTTCTGCTAAGTGGCTAAGCGCTTAGTGCTTAAAATGACGTACGCCCGTTAGCACCATGGCCATGCTTAGGCGGTTGCAAGCGTCGATGCTGTCCTGATCTTTGATGGAGCCGCCGGGCTGCACCACCGCCCGAATGCCCGCCGCCCCGGCAATTTCTACGCAGTCGGGGAAGGGGAAGAACGCATCCGAAGCCATAACGGCGCCTTGCAGATCGAAGCCGAACGAACGCGCTTTCTCGATGGCCTGCTTGAGGGCATCGACGCGCGAGGTTTGGCCTACACCCGAAGCCAGCAACTGGCCCGCTTTGGCCAGCACAATGGTGTTGCTCTTGGTGTGTTTGCACACTTTTAAGGCAAACTCCAGGGCTTCTACCTCATCAGCAGTAGGCGCGGTTTCGGTAACGGTGCGGAACTCGTTGCGGCCTTCCACCACGCGGTCGAAATCCTGCTCGATGACGCCGTTGAGCAAGGTCTTAATTTGCTTTTGCGGAAAAACCACCGGTTTCTGGCGCAGCAGAATGCGGTTCTTTTTGCTTTGCAGCGTGGGCAGCGCAGCGGCCGCAAAGCTGGGGGCAATCAGCACCTCAAAAAACAGCTTGTTCAGCTCGTCGGCGGTAGCAGCATCCACCTCTTTGTTCACGATGATGACGCCACCGAACGCCGAAATGGGGTCGCAGGCCAGCGCGTTCAGGTAGGCTTGCTGCAGCGTATGGGCTTGGGCCACGCCGCAGGCGTTGGTGTGCTTGAGGATGGCGCACGCGGGCTGGCTTTCCTGGAATTCCTGCATCAGAAGCACGGCGGCATCTACATCAACCAGGTTGTTGTAGCTCAGCTGCTTGCCGTGTAACTGCTCAAACAGCGCGCCTAGGTCACCATAGAACGTGCCTTGCTGGTGGGGGTTCTCGCCGTAGCGCAGCGGCGTGGCCGGGCTTTGGCTCATCTTCAGGGCGCTGCCGGCCAGCTCGGTACCTAGGGCTAGGTAGTTGAAGATTTCGGTATCGTAGTGAGAGGTTTGGTTGAAGGCGGCGGCGGCGTAGTGGCGGCGCTGATCCAGGGTGGTGCCGCCGTTTTGGCCCTCCAGCAACTCGGTTACGGCCTGGTACTGCTCGCGCGAGCTTACCACCAGCACATCGCGGTAATTTTTGGCAGCGGCGCGCAGCAGCGAAATTCCGCCAATGTCAATCTTTTC includes the following:
- a CDS encoding rod shape-determining protein, which codes for MGFFNFLTSDIAIDLGTANTLIIHNDKIVVDEPSIIAKDRTTNKVIAVGRQAQQMHEKTHDNIKTIRPLKDGVIADFHAAEEMIKGMIRMIDAKTRLFQPSHRMVICIPSGITEVEKRAVRDSAEHAGAKEVWMIQEPMAAAIGIGIDVEQPVGSMIIDIGGGTTEIAVIALSGIVCDQSIKTAGDVFNQDILDYMRRQHNLLIGERSAEKIKIEVGAALTELEQTPPDFEVRGRDLMTGIPKVIKVTSAEIAIALDKSVAKIEEATLKALEIAPPELSADIYDNGIHLTGGGALLRGLDKRLAAKTKLPIHVAEDPLRAVVRGTGAAIKNIQGFRSVLLT
- the mreC gene encoding rod shape-determining protein MreC, yielding MRNLLAFLFRYRGILVFALLEIVSLIMLIRNSAYQRAAFFNSSNAYVGRVLEFRTQVYDYFRLVDVNKALVAENAQLRQQIYRSDLSSRLPDSLGVPGDTTGTRLRPDTLTLGMQAVLTRSSDYPLIPARVINQTLRRVDNYLTLNAGSNQGVQPGMGVLTAGGVVGRVRQVSAHYATVTSVLHSKTNLSAKLLRDGTFGTIKWLGEDPTHALLDYIPRQNKLLRGDTVVTSGYNAVFPAGVMVGTVDGFRQEPDKNFWTVRVKLAVDFSKLTYVYVVGPQPRAAERDTLETRSGLRTPATGEEGGQP
- the purH gene encoding bifunctional phosphoribosylaminoimidazolecarboxamide formyltransferase/IMP cyclohydrolase gives rise to the protein MSTVPSLTTPESVAEAQLLPIRAALVSVYYKDRLEPLVRLLHQHGVKLYSTGGTLKFIEGLGAEVTAVESLTGFPEVFGGRVKTLHPKVFGGILHRRHEAGDLQEAEQHQIPPIDLVIVDLYPFEETVASGAAEADVIEKIDIGGISLLRAAAKNYRDVLVVSSREQYQAVTELLEGQNGGTTLDQRRHYAAAAFNQTSHYDTEIFNYLALGTELAGSALKMSQSPATPLRYGENPHQQGTFYGDLGALFEQLHGKQLSYNNLVDVDAAVLLMQEFQESQPACAILKHTNACGVAQAHTLQQAYLNALACDPISAFGGVIIVNKEVDAATADELNKLFFEVLIAPSFAAAALPTLQSKKNRILLRQKPVVFPQKQIKTLLNGVIEQDFDRVVEGRNEFRTVTETAPTADEVEALEFALKVCKHTKSNTIVLAKAGQLLASGVGQTSRVDALKQAIEKARSFGFDLQGAVMASDAFFPFPDCVEIAGAAGIRAVVQPGGSIKDQDSIDACNRLSMAMVLTGVRHFKH